A genomic window from Paenibacillus sp. FSL K6-0276 includes:
- a CDS encoding ABC transporter ATP-binding protein, with protein sequence MKEITIHRLEKKFGDVHALKAADLKIPAGSFTTLLGPSGCGKTTLLRLIAGLETPDAGEILMDDEFIFSGNKRISRPIHSRNFGMVFQDFALWPHLTVFENVAFGLRASKQKKDLRIRVQQALRSVKLEGLELRFPHQLSGGQQQRVAFARAVVTRPQLVLFDEPLSALDAVLRDEMRLELTSLVRNMGITALYVTHDQTEAMSMSDEVVVMQGGTILQTGSPEEIYQKPNHPFVAHFIGKSNWIVPDKQMLRPEHLRWSQEDASSLPFTGTIRHVSYMGDRYEVILDMENRTAWTAYHDQRLPVGETIQVYASEHQIHHLN encoded by the coding sequence ATGAAGGAAATTACAATCCACAGATTGGAAAAGAAATTCGGGGATGTGCATGCCTTGAAGGCTGCAGATCTGAAGATTCCCGCTGGAAGCTTTACGACATTACTCGGTCCTTCAGGTTGTGGAAAGACGACACTACTCCGTCTGATTGCTGGGCTAGAAACACCGGATGCGGGAGAAATCCTAATGGATGACGAGTTTATTTTCTCAGGTAACAAAAGAATTAGTCGCCCCATTCATAGCCGCAACTTTGGCATGGTCTTTCAAGATTTCGCACTCTGGCCGCATCTAACTGTCTTCGAGAATGTCGCCTTCGGACTTCGTGCCTCTAAGCAGAAGAAGGATTTACGGATTAGGGTTCAGCAGGCCCTTCGATCTGTAAAGCTAGAAGGACTCGAGCTACGCTTTCCCCATCAGCTGTCCGGTGGACAACAGCAACGGGTTGCTTTTGCCAGAGCAGTAGTTACTAGGCCACAACTCGTATTGTTCGATGAGCCTTTAAGTGCACTGGATGCGGTCTTGCGAGATGAAATGAGGCTGGAGTTAACCTCCTTGGTGAGGAACATGGGCATTACCGCTCTGTATGTTACCCATGATCAAACCGAGGCGATGTCTATGTCAGATGAAGTAGTCGTGATGCAAGGTGGCACTATTTTACAAACAGGCTCTCCTGAGGAGATTTATCAGAAACCAAACCATCCTTTTGTAGCCCACTTTATTGGAAAATCCAACTGGATCGTTCCCGATAAGCAAATGCTTCGTCCGGAACATTTACGTTGGTCTCAGGAGGATGCTTCCTCTCTTCCTTTTACGGGGACTATTCGACATGTGAGCTATATGGGTGATCGCTATGAGGTCATTCTGGACATGGAGAACCGAACCGCTTGGACCGCTTATCATGATCAACGTCTACCTGTTGGAGAAACGATCCAGGTCTACGCTTCTGAGCACCAGATCCATCATCTGAATTAA
- the cdaA gene encoding diadenylate cyclase CdaA, with protein MSYFTDLTWKDSIKDIVDILIVSYIIYKVLNMVRGTRAIQLLKGILVLVLIWAVSTILDLYTLKWLMNQMFTFGVLAVFIIFQPELRRGLEQLGRGRFFGRAGESDEELSKLIGEVIKAVNYLSHRKIGALIVFERETGLNEYTESGIAMRSLVSSELLINIFIPNTPLHDGALIMQRNQIAAAACYLPLSENPFISKELGTRHRAAIGISEVADSVSVIVSEETGQISLAINGQIVRDIKEESMISKLHQELSVSSSLKEKGSTFWKRKGDKNHG; from the coding sequence ATGAGTTATTTTACAGACTTAACATGGAAAGATTCCATTAAAGATATAGTTGATATCCTGATCGTCAGCTACATTATTTATAAAGTGCTTAATATGGTACGCGGGACTCGGGCGATTCAGCTGCTGAAGGGGATTCTGGTACTGGTTTTGATTTGGGCTGTGAGTACCATCCTAGATCTGTATACGCTCAAATGGCTAATGAATCAAATGTTTACATTCGGTGTGCTGGCAGTCTTTATTATCTTTCAGCCGGAACTACGAAGGGGACTGGAGCAGCTTGGACGAGGTAGATTTTTCGGACGGGCTGGGGAAAGTGATGAAGAGCTAAGTAAATTAATCGGTGAAGTGATTAAAGCCGTAAATTATTTATCACATAGAAAAATAGGGGCATTAATCGTATTCGAGCGAGAGACAGGCCTCAATGAATATACGGAATCGGGTATCGCCATGCGTTCTCTAGTCAGCTCTGAGTTGCTGATTAACATCTTTATACCTAACACCCCTCTGCATGACGGAGCCCTTATTATGCAGAGGAACCAGATCGCTGCTGCTGCTTGTTATTTACCTTTGTCCGAGAATCCTTTTATTAGCAAGGAACTGGGGACACGGCATCGTGCGGCTATCGGGATTAGTGAGGTTGCGGACTCTGTGTCTGTCATTGTCTCGGAGGAGACAGGACAGATTTCTCTGGCCATTAATGGTCAAATTGTAAGAGACATTAAGGAAGAATCAATGATTTCGAAGCTCCATCAAGAGCTGAGTGTAAGTTCATCGCTGAAGGAGAAAGGTTCAACTTTCTGGAAACGGAAGGGGGACAAAAATCATGGATAA
- a CDS encoding LysR family transcriptional regulator, with product MNLNLIKLEIVELLNKHKKITTVADKLGLKQPTVTYHLKNLEQQLGEKLFESRMDKVILTESGKAFLHYATKINALAAEAERVVKEFSQAGRGTLKIGASYVPATYILPKILGLFGEQHPGITISLSVKPSPVIKDMLASHEIDLGILSTESFYLPDLHTQALCEDELVLVFAPSHEFAAFSNLNPAMIASASFILHDKESSTRQLTDKWFEREGNEPRTFILLDSLEAIKQSLMSGKYVSFVSRLAVEDEVARGRLLMRTIPDYNFQRYIYYSYNRDRHYSPLIGLFIDQIRTIRI from the coding sequence ATGAACCTTAATTTAATCAAGCTGGAAATCGTAGAACTGCTAAATAAACATAAGAAAATAACCACAGTGGCCGATAAACTCGGGCTGAAGCAGCCCACCGTTACGTATCATTTGAAGAATTTAGAGCAGCAATTGGGGGAGAAGTTATTCGAATCCAGAATGGATAAAGTGATTCTTACGGAGAGCGGGAAAGCGTTTCTTCATTATGCTACTAAAATCAATGCACTAGCTGCAGAAGCGGAGCGGGTTGTAAAAGAGTTCAGTCAGGCGGGTCGGGGAACGCTTAAGATTGGTGCCAGTTACGTTCCAGCTACTTATATTCTTCCGAAAATATTGGGGCTGTTTGGAGAACAACATCCGGGGATTACGATCTCTTTATCGGTTAAGCCTTCACCTGTGATCAAAGATATGCTGGCTAGCCATGAGATTGACCTTGGTATTTTGTCTACAGAATCTTTTTATCTACCTGATCTGCATACCCAAGCCTTGTGTGAGGATGAGCTTGTGCTTGTTTTTGCACCATCCCATGAATTTGCCGCATTTTCTAATTTAAACCCAGCTATGATTGCGTCAGCGAGTTTTATACTACATGACAAGGAATCAAGTACACGCCAACTGACGGATAAATGGTTTGAGCGTGAGGGGAATGAACCCAGAACCTTTATTTTACTGGATTCATTGGAGGCCATTAAGCAATCGCTTATGAGTGGAAAGTACGTTTCTTTTGTATCACGGCTTGCTGTGGAGGATGAGGTAGCCAGGGGAAGATTGCTAATGCGCACCATTCCAGATTATAATTTTCAAAGATATATTTATTATTCGTATAACCGCGATCGTCATTATTCTCCGCTAATTGGCTTGTTCATCGATCAGATTCGAACGATTCGTATTTAA
- the ppc gene encoding phosphoenolpyruvate carboxylase gives MTELTTTVSKSNSNNLLRRDVRFLGNILGEVLVHQGGNELLEIVEKIRETSKSLRSLFLPELHSEFKELINSLDPENRHQVIRAFAIYFQLVNIAEQNHRIRRKRDYERSAGETVQPGSIESAIKELRERDFSHEEVNEIIEGLSLELVMTAHPTEAMRRAILDIHKRISDDVMGLDNPTLTFREREQLREKLLNEVITLWQTDELRDRKPTVLDEVRNGMYYFHETIFHVLPDVYQELERCLSKYYPGQNWHVPTYLRFGSWIGGDRDGNPSVTSTVTSQTLRMQRKLAIREYQRIMRELMQYLSFSTSIVKVTPELIESIEADREIINLGKMEEWRNDNEPYRIKLSYMISKTQNVLDDEKKGTPERYSTPEEFIDDLNVIDRSLRHHYADYVADTYIKKLIRQVELFGFHTATLDVRQHSQEHENAMTEILAKMNITPDYSKLTENEKIELLEKLLNDPRPITSSYQTYSEGTEECLAVYRTIFASQEEYGKQCITSYLISMAEAASDILEVMVFAKEVGLFRKDNDGTVVCTLQAVPLFETIDDLHEAPQIMNTLLSMPIYRDAVRAMNDLQEIMLGYSDSNKDGGVVTANWELRVALKEITATADEFGIKLKFFHGRGGALGRGGMPLNRSILAQPASTIGGGIKITEQGEVISSRYSMQGIAYRSLEQATSALVTAAINARIPQADLYEEKWEEIVARISEVSLHKYQDLIFRDPDFLTYFKESTPLPEVGELNIGSRPSKRKNSDRFEDLRAIPWVFAWTQSRYLLPAWYAAGTGLQSFYEGKEENLKVMQHMYENFSFFTTLIDTLQMAISKADLIIAKEYASMGKNEEARQRIFGQIEEEFKLTSELILKITGQQDILDNVPVIQESIRLRNPYVDPLSYLQVQLLSELRALREVDGDDSELLREVLLTINGIAAGLRNTG, from the coding sequence ATGACCGAACTTACGACTACCGTCAGCAAAAGCAACTCTAACAATCTGCTGCGACGGGACGTACGGTTCTTGGGGAACATATTAGGTGAGGTCTTGGTTCACCAAGGCGGTAACGAACTACTAGAGATCGTGGAGAAGATCCGCGAAACCAGTAAATCGCTGCGCTCACTATTTTTACCTGAACTGCACAGTGAATTTAAGGAGTTAATCAATTCTTTGGATCCGGAGAACCGCCATCAGGTAATAAGAGCGTTCGCCATCTATTTTCAGCTCGTAAATATTGCCGAACAGAACCACCGGATTCGCCGCAAACGTGACTATGAACGTTCAGCTGGGGAGACAGTCCAACCCGGTTCTATAGAAAGCGCGATTAAAGAGCTTCGTGAACGTGATTTCTCTCATGAGGAAGTTAACGAGATTATTGAAGGATTATCTCTGGAACTTGTAATGACGGCACATCCAACGGAGGCTATGCGCCGTGCTATTCTCGATATTCATAAGCGGATATCCGATGATGTTATGGGTCTGGATAACCCTACCTTAACCTTCCGGGAGCGTGAACAGCTCCGTGAGAAGTTATTAAATGAAGTGATTACGCTATGGCAAACGGATGAACTGCGTGACCGCAAGCCTACAGTACTCGATGAAGTGCGTAATGGGATGTACTATTTCCATGAGACGATTTTTCATGTCTTACCAGACGTTTATCAAGAACTTGAACGTTGTCTGAGTAAATACTATCCAGGACAGAACTGGCATGTGCCTACGTACTTGCGTTTTGGTTCGTGGATTGGCGGAGACCGTGATGGTAACCCTTCGGTAACTTCGACAGTCACTTCACAGACCTTGCGTATGCAGCGGAAGTTGGCGATTCGGGAATATCAGCGGATTATGCGTGAACTCATGCAATATCTAAGCTTTAGCACAAGTATTGTTAAGGTAACGCCTGAGCTAATTGAATCCATTGAAGCTGATCGTGAGATCATTAATCTTGGCAAGATGGAAGAATGGCGCAATGACAATGAACCTTACCGTATTAAGCTTAGCTATATGATCTCCAAGACACAAAATGTTCTGGATGATGAGAAAAAAGGTACTCCTGAGCGTTACTCTACTCCTGAGGAGTTCATCGATGATTTGAACGTGATTGACCGCAGTTTACGACATCACTATGCCGATTATGTGGCCGACACTTATATTAAGAAGTTGATCCGCCAAGTGGAGCTGTTCGGTTTCCACACGGCGACACTTGATGTGCGTCAACACAGTCAAGAACATGAGAATGCCATGACTGAAATTCTGGCGAAGATGAACATTACGCCGGATTACTCCAAGCTGACTGAGAATGAGAAGATTGAGCTACTGGAGAAACTGCTGAATGATCCACGTCCGATTACTTCTTCTTATCAGACGTATAGTGAAGGTACGGAGGAATGTCTTGCCGTGTACCGGACGATCTTCGCTTCGCAGGAAGAGTACGGAAAACAATGTATCACCAGTTACCTGATCAGTATGGCGGAAGCGGCAAGCGACATTCTGGAGGTTATGGTCTTCGCCAAAGAGGTAGGACTATTCCGTAAGGATAATGACGGTACAGTCGTATGTACCCTGCAAGCTGTGCCACTTTTTGAAACGATTGATGATTTGCATGAAGCACCGCAAATTATGAACACACTGCTCAGCATGCCTATCTACCGTGATGCGGTAAGAGCAATGAACGATTTGCAGGAAATCATGCTTGGTTATTCAGATAGTAACAAAGATGGCGGTGTGGTTACTGCTAACTGGGAACTACGTGTTGCATTGAAAGAAATTACAGCTACAGCCGATGAGTTTGGAATCAAGCTGAAGTTCTTCCATGGACGTGGTGGAGCGCTCGGACGTGGCGGCATGCCGCTTAACCGCAGCATTCTTGCTCAGCCAGCCTCAACGATTGGCGGCGGCATTAAGATCACCGAGCAGGGAGAAGTTATCTCCTCCCGTTATTCGATGCAAGGGATTGCTTACCGCAGTCTAGAGCAAGCGACATCTGCGCTTGTGACAGCAGCGATCAATGCGAGAATTCCACAAGCAGATCTATATGAAGAGAAGTGGGAAGAGATTGTTGCCCGTATCTCTGAAGTTTCGCTTCACAAATATCAGGATTTGATTTTCCGTGATCCGGACTTCCTGACTTACTTTAAAGAGTCTACACCTCTGCCTGAGGTTGGAGAGCTAAATATTGGTTCACGTCCTTCCAAACGGAAGAACAGTGACCGCTTTGAAGACTTGCGTGCAATTCCGTGGGTATTTGCATGGACACAAAGCCGTTATTTGCTTCCAGCGTGGTATGCTGCTGGAACCGGACTGCAGAGTTTCTATGAGGGTAAGGAAGAGAATCTGAAGGTTATGCAGCATATGTATGAGAACTTCTCATTCTTTACTACACTGATAGATACGCTGCAAATGGCTATTTCAAAAGCGGACTTGATCATTGCTAAGGAATATGCCAGCATGGGCAAGAACGAGGAAGCGCGTCAGCGGATCTTCGGCCAGATTGAAGAGGAATTCAAACTGACCTCTGAGCTGATCCTGAAGATTACTGGCCAGCAGGATATTCTGGATAACGTCCCTGTGATTCAGGAGTCGATCAGACTCCGCAATCCTTACGTTGATCCACTTAGCTACCTGCAGGTTCAATTGCTATCCGAGCTTAGAGCGCTCCGTGAAGTAGATGGAGACGATAGCGAATTGCTGCGCGAAGTGTTGCTTACCATCAATGGCATTGCCGCTGGTCTTCGGAATACCGGCTGA
- the sigW gene encoding RNA polymerase sigma factor SigW — MENLEGRLTKLALKGDQRAFAELVELYKDKIYHLAYRMLNNRHEAEDIVQETFLRVYRNLDRYDDKQKFSTWIYRIGTNLCIDRLRKRKPTYSLDAEMNDQEGLDGYSLIPSDNVTPETELLLSETQGLIYEAIDSLPVKYRSVMILRYLQDLSLQEISDVLDMPVTTIKTRVHRGREFLRKKLGPKM, encoded by the coding sequence GTGGAGAATTTGGAAGGCAGATTGACAAAGCTCGCCTTAAAAGGCGACCAAAGGGCGTTTGCCGAGCTTGTGGAACTATATAAAGACAAAATATATCATCTGGCGTACCGAATGCTGAACAATCGCCATGAGGCGGAGGATATAGTTCAGGAGACCTTTTTGCGTGTGTATAGAAACTTGGATCGTTATGATGATAAACAGAAGTTCTCTACCTGGATTTATCGGATTGGAACGAATCTCTGTATTGATAGATTACGCAAACGGAAACCAACCTATTCGCTCGATGCAGAAATGAACGATCAGGAGGGCCTTGACGGCTATTCATTGATTCCAAGCGATAATGTGACACCAGAGACCGAATTACTGCTCTCTGAGACGCAGGGGCTAATCTACGAGGCGATTGACAGTCTACCTGTGAAATACAGGTCTGTTATGATTTTAAGATACCTGCAGGATTTATCGCTTCAGGAGATAAGTGATGTGCTGGATATGCCTGTAACCACGATTAAGACGCGTGTACACCGCGGCCGTGAGTTTTTGCGTAAAAAATTAGGCCCGAAAATGTAA
- a CDS encoding ABC transporter substrate-binding protein produces the protein MNNTKGLSKLLLTTIIGASLAGCSSSNTPAANASNPTSNANTTAQTEVPQPTDKALSSNLVVYSAGPEGLANKIKEGFEAKTGVKVEMFQGTTGKILARMEAEKSNPVVDVVVLASLPSMQGMKNDGLLLPYKEAVNADKLVSDWSDTADGNYFSYSASALGIVYNTKKVSTPPTTWDDLTKAEWKGAVNIPDPSLSGSALDFMTGYLSAKGDSGWDLFKQYKSNDVAMAGANQEALDPVITGAKSVVAAGVDYMAYKAKAAGEPVDIVYPAEGTVISPRPAAIIKTSPNVDNAKAFIDYLLSDEAQALVAKAYLLPGRTDVKAENRANLEEIKTFDVKWEWMNEHSDEVSSTFTQIFK, from the coding sequence ATGAATAACACTAAAGGACTTAGTAAACTTCTTCTAACAACTATAATCGGTGCAAGTCTAGCCGGCTGTAGCTCCTCTAACACTCCTGCAGCTAACGCAAGCAATCCAACTTCAAACGCTAACACTACAGCTCAAACTGAAGTACCACAACCAACAGATAAAGCTCTGAGTAGCAATCTTGTCGTCTACAGTGCAGGCCCTGAAGGCCTAGCCAATAAGATTAAAGAAGGCTTTGAAGCCAAAACCGGCGTTAAGGTCGAAATGTTCCAAGGCACTACTGGAAAAATATTAGCCCGTATGGAAGCAGAGAAGTCCAATCCAGTAGTCGATGTTGTCGTTCTTGCCTCCCTTCCATCCATGCAAGGAATGAAGAACGATGGATTATTACTTCCATATAAAGAGGCGGTTAATGCAGATAAACTCGTTAGCGATTGGTCAGACACAGCAGATGGCAATTATTTTAGCTATAGTGCATCCGCACTGGGGATTGTCTACAATACTAAAAAAGTTAGCACACCTCCGACCACATGGGATGACCTCACTAAAGCGGAATGGAAAGGTGCAGTCAATATTCCAGATCCTTCGCTTTCTGGTTCGGCTCTAGATTTCATGACTGGATATTTAAGCGCTAAAGGGGACAGTGGCTGGGATCTTTTTAAACAATATAAGAGTAATGACGTAGCGATGGCGGGTGCCAATCAGGAGGCTCTCGATCCCGTAATCACCGGCGCTAAATCTGTCGTTGCCGCAGGCGTAGATTACATGGCTTATAAAGCAAAAGCTGCAGGAGAACCAGTTGATATCGTTTATCCTGCCGAAGGAACGGTAATCAGCCCACGTCCAGCCGCGATTATTAAGACAAGTCCGAATGTGGATAATGCCAAGGCTTTTATCGACTATCTTCTATCTGATGAAGCTCAAGCGCTAGTTGCTAAAGCCTACTTATTGCCAGGCAGAACCGATGTGAAAGCAGAGAATCGTGCGAATCTCGAAGAAATTAAGACATTTGATGTGAAATGGGAATGGATGAACGAACACAGTGACGAAGTTTCCTCGACCTTCACACAAATTTTCAAATAA
- a CDS encoding CdaR family protein: MDKWMSNNNFNKILALAFGIILFTMVRIDTAPVGQTTVDTKSKIIENVKIEEIGLDKDKYVLEYKDVDSVSMEVKGKNSDISFQFSDDYKVTLDLSKVEPGENTLPLSYSLPRGVTLVRMTPKEVNVHVELRNTKSFPITLVTKGEPAVGYQLGTPVLQPTDTVEVTLPDNELSKVVKVQGTIELNGENETFKEKKLKLHAYDNEGKEVKDAVIEPATVSVELPITLPFKSLPLDIGFTGQLPDSLVLSNVTPELESVVVYGQANALAALSTYEASVDLSAIDSAGTKQLKVVLKPPAGTEKVMPETVNVSLTISEIAERTVEAVPIKLQGVGEGLEGSIVNPTSKDIALTLKGAPTLLNQLNKDDISVVADVTGLTAGTHEVSLRVSLPKFIALANSSVPLTVTVQLLSPATPVPTPHPDTGSVTTPEPSSEPVIGDEGATEKPTHSGEAGGTATPVPTDSNSENNGTANTSTNSENPVGTGGT, translated from the coding sequence ATGGATAAGTGGATGAGCAATAACAATTTCAATAAGATTCTAGCCCTTGCGTTTGGGATCATACTGTTTACTATGGTTCGTATCGACACTGCACCTGTTGGACAGACCACGGTCGATACTAAATCGAAGATTATTGAGAATGTGAAGATCGAAGAGATCGGTCTAGATAAAGATAAATATGTACTGGAATACAAGGATGTAGATAGTGTCAGTATGGAGGTTAAGGGGAAGAATTCCGATATCTCCTTTCAGTTCTCGGACGATTATAAAGTGACTCTTGATCTAAGCAAGGTTGAGCCTGGAGAAAATACGTTGCCACTCTCTTATTCATTACCCAGAGGTGTAACCCTTGTCAGAATGACTCCTAAAGAGGTTAACGTACATGTAGAGCTGCGAAATACAAAGTCTTTTCCCATAACATTGGTTACCAAGGGAGAACCAGCAGTGGGTTATCAATTAGGTACCCCAGTCTTGCAGCCTACGGATACTGTTGAGGTTACGCTGCCAGATAATGAGTTAAGCAAAGTGGTGAAGGTACAAGGCACCATTGAGCTAAATGGCGAGAACGAAACCTTTAAAGAGAAGAAATTGAAGCTGCATGCTTATGATAATGAAGGAAAAGAAGTGAAGGATGCCGTCATTGAGCCTGCTACCGTTTCGGTGGAATTGCCAATTACCTTGCCTTTTAAGAGCTTGCCGCTGGATATCGGCTTTACCGGACAACTTCCAGATTCTCTCGTCTTATCGAATGTGACACCTGAGCTGGAATCAGTCGTGGTATATGGTCAAGCAAATGCATTAGCTGCATTATCTACCTATGAAGCGAGTGTCGATCTTAGCGCTATAGATTCTGCAGGAACGAAGCAGCTGAAGGTAGTACTGAAACCTCCGGCAGGAACTGAGAAAGTAATGCCTGAAACCGTGAACGTTTCATTAACGATCTCAGAAATTGCCGAACGGACGGTTGAAGCTGTACCCATTAAGTTACAGGGTGTGGGTGAAGGGTTAGAAGGAAGTATTGTTAATCCAACAAGCAAGGATATAGCCCTCACCTTAAAAGGTGCACCTACTTTGCTAAATCAACTAAATAAGGACGATATAAGTGTTGTGGCTGATGTGACTGGCCTTACTGCCGGGACTCACGAGGTTTCTTTACGGGTATCACTGCCTAAATTCATCGCACTGGCTAATTCAAGTGTGCCTCTTACGGTAACCGTACAGTTGCTATCACCTGCAACGCCGGTGCCTACGCCTCATCCAGACACGGGTAGTGTAACTACTCCTGAGCCAAGCTCTGAACCTGTTATAGGTGATGAAGGGGCCACTGAGAAGCCCACCCATAGCGGAGAGGCTGGAGGTACAGCGACGCCTGTTCCGACGGATAGCAATTCAGAGAATAACGGCACAGCTAACACAAGTACGAATTCCGAAAATCCTGTAGGTACAGGGGGAACGTAA
- a CDS encoding zf-HC2 domain-containing protein, whose product MECKLAVSMMHDYLDDDLPDQQQRELKEHLLSCPDCRAKFKELEQTDMLMFSLMHQNPVASDDLVSRIMSSLPKAKKEKAFVTWIKRHPALTAASLFLVVMLMSSVTFWSPDRQLVVRGADLDQVVIKGDTVIVPSGKIITGDLTIENGKAQVYGEVNGNVTVIDGSLYQASTAHISGQVKSIDQAVSWFWYKVTNMFSEVAYR is encoded by the coding sequence ATGGAATGCAAACTGGCCGTCTCTATGATGCACGACTACTTGGATGACGACTTGCCCGATCAGCAGCAGAGGGAATTGAAGGAGCATCTTCTATCCTGTCCAGATTGCCGTGCAAAGTTTAAAGAATTAGAACAGACAGATATGTTGATGTTCTCCCTCATGCATCAGAATCCTGTTGCCTCAGATGATCTTGTGAGCCGGATAATGAGTTCATTGCCAAAGGCCAAGAAAGAAAAGGCTTTTGTTACCTGGATCAAGAGACACCCTGCACTTACAGCGGCATCTCTGTTTCTTGTCGTAATGCTGATGAGCTCTGTAACTTTTTGGAGTCCAGATAGACAACTTGTAGTTAGAGGTGCAGATCTGGATCAAGTGGTTATCAAAGGGGATACTGTAATCGTACCTTCTGGCAAGATTATTACCGGAGACCTTACCATAGAGAATGGTAAAGCACAGGTATATGGAGAAGTGAACGGCAACGTAACAGTCATCGACGGCTCTCTGTATCAGGCTTCAACAGCTCATATTTCTGGGCAAGTCAAAAGCATAGACCAAGCGGTAAGTTGGTTCTGGTATAAAGTGACGAACATGTTCTCTGAAGTTGCCTACCGTTAA